Within the Nilaparvata lugens isolate BPH unplaced genomic scaffold, ASM1435652v1 scaffold2778, whole genome shotgun sequence genome, the region ACTTTTTTATAGCTTTATTTTTCTGGAGGTCAAGGTTGTTTCAGAGCccacaatttttatttattatccagTTGAActtaaataaattgtcaaatggTTTAATTTCAAGTCGTCCAAAATAAATTGTCTAGTTGAATTACCATTGAGCATTTCTGGACAGATTTCCTCATATCAGCTCTGTTTACTTGAGTGACTGATAAGTCTGATAagccaaaatattttttttttcaaaaaataagctAATCTTTTGATGGCCAAGGCAGAGGATTCTTTTAAAAATTGAGTAAGGTTCAGATGAATTCCTGTTACAGTCATTGTACCATACAAATCCATTGTTTTTACACAGATGAAACGTGTATGTTGGTTGGAGCAGCTGGTTCATTCTTGACTTGTATGTTATTCTCTGAGAGGGATTTCTATCAGAACCATTTTTAGTTTAAAAAAGTTTTTGTTGATTATTTAATCATGCGTTGGGCTAGGGCACGAATTTTTTTGTAGACTCTTCAAGATAGAATAGCTTTGATGGAACAATTGTTCACATTAAGCATAATGGAAATCTTGTTTTTATGTAGAACTGAGAAGAAATACTTTTAGAAAtaattaaagttgaaaaagatcCTCTCCGCAACTAAGCTTTGTCAACCAagcattatcaatcaatcaataaaataatttttatctatcTTTGTACAGTACAGCAAGAAATATTTCAAGACATTTTATAAGATTAGAAGAAACAACATTTCTATGTACCATTTCCACTGATTACTAGGACATATTTTTCCctgaatttattgtgttaaaccaggaattatcaattcaattttgtgACTATTGTAGGCCTATTGAGAAGTCTCTAGTCTCTAATCATTTTGTCAATTATCAATGTTCTTATTtttgaatcatcatcatcatcatcattatcatttcaacttattttttatcaatttgtcaGTTTAAAAGATTCCGttttacattttacaatattcagttttttcataaaagaatcaaatttttatatgtaAGAATTGATTTATTCACTCATTATAATGACTGTGCCCGAATCTCTGAGTACTCCAACTCACCGAATTGCTCCAATCTATTAATTAAACATCTCTGCCAATACAACTCCAAAACTTTTTAGCCTCCTCCAAAAAGCCTCTCGCCACTATCAACAGCCTCCTGAAGCCTCGCCCCAAGATCAACAGCCTCCTGAAGTCTCGCCCCAAAATCAACAGCCTCCTGAAGCCTCCCGCCTGTACCAGCAGATTGCTCCTAAGCTAtagtatataaaaaattatattgcatGCATCCACcatacatattatatatattatattcatgtatccataattatatacaaatattcttattgttttaaatatttattgtattgtagtttcacagtatatttgaaaaaatatatccaagaataaaaaaaagaatataatttatataatattaaaaaacatcaaaaaatttaaattaaaaaaaaatcaaaaaatttaaattatcaaaaaaattgCATGTAATACATATAATacctataattatattcatttatccattattatataaataatgtaatcattattattgtattatatcttatatatatttattgttcattataTTGTACTGTTATTTCAGAATatatacaaaacaataaaatgaaaaaaatgaatataatttgtaaaatatgtaaaaaaatctcaaatgtattaaaaaccataaaaaatataaaaataaaatttgaaaaaaatatatataaatttgtaaattaaaaaatacatattattggtgtttatggtggatgcataataaattatgtgtGATTGTTAcaaaactataaaatgaaaaaaatgaatataatttgtaaaatatgtaaaaaaaatatcaaaagtataaaaaaaaccataaaaataaaaaatatataaatttgtaaatctgaaaaatacatattattggtGATTATGGTGGATGCATAATTATGTGTGGTTGTTACAAAAcgataaaatggaaaaaaatgaatataatttgtaaaatatgtaaaaaaagtctcaaatgtattaaaaaccataaaaataaagaaatatatataattttgtaaatctgaaaaatacatattattggtGATTATGGTGGATGCATAATTATGTGTGGTtgttacaaaacaataaaatgaaaaaaatgaatataatttttaaaatatgtaaaaaaatctcaaatgtattaaaaaccataaaaaatataaaaataaaattttaaaaatatatttatttgtaaatcaataaatacatattattggtgtttatggtggatgcataatttattatgtGTGGTTGTTATAAAacgataaaatgaaaaaaggaatataatttttaaagtatgtaaaaaaaatcttaaatttattaaaaaccctaaaattaaaaaaatatatataaatttgtaaaattcaaaaaatacatattattggtTTTTATGGTGGATGCATAATTATTATGTGTGTTTGTtacaaaatgatgaaatgaaaaaaaaggaatataatttttaaaatatgtaaaaaaaatctcaaatttattaaaaaccataaaaaatataaaaataaaattttaaaaatatatttatttgtaaatcaataaatacatattattgTAGTTTATGGTGAATGCATAATTATGTGTGTTTGTTACAATATAGAAAACATGTAGAAAACGCTCTATCATACTCAAAAATCCCATGTGATTTGCATTGGTCTATCTCTCCTCTCTCAAGCCAGATAATGTACTTGAAGGTGGCTTTGAGTAAGAAATTCCATTCCTGGAAAAAAATCATCACTGTATCATCTATACTGATAGGAGTAGTAATTCCTATCCTCATTTTCTCCTGTATtcgtttttaaataaattgatgctagcaaaaaaaataaaaattctagcAAATGAATTGATTCTGTAGAAGTGCCAAACTACTTTCATAATTTTCTCACTGGATTATATCAGTGATTCAGCagtaaataattatgatatctaTTCAAAGACTGAACAAATTATACCTTGGAAAGACTAGTTGacaaaaaataaactattaaaattaaacatttgataattattgtgatgtaaACGATAATGTGACTTTCAATGTATATTTATGTATGTAGCCTCAAACGATAGGCTGTTATTCCAttaaatagaatagttttgtacgaaatattgacaaaatatttgtgTCATCACATCCTGCTTTTTTATCCTAcctgttttgaaattcatatattaattgaaacttaTTGTTGAAGActtatattcattatataattgttttatcttactatattgtttttaattattttttctttcaatgaataaactaaataaattaGATTTCTTCAATGATACCCCCTTTCTCCACACTGACAGATGTAAATCAAGTAGTGTAAAACAATGAAACTATCAGCACAGATCTAATGGTTGTCTGTGGTATTTAGTAAtacaatgatttttttcaatattcaacattGTTTgttcattcaacattcaaatgtCCCAGTTCTAACCAAATATAgatattatcaaatcaatttattttccatttttacaatatatacagagcatgaaattaCCATAGTTACTAAATGTCCATACAATGCTtatcaaatgttcaaatattgaacaaaaatatctgATAATCTCCATTTAACGTTCGATAGTGGTTAAATAATGTCTAATAATGTTTGATAGCTGTTTAATATTCAACCAAACAATGTACATGAACGTTAATCATAGTCCAATTCTCTGTATATGGCAAATGCCAACAAAAATGGCGGCTGGTGAAAGAACAATATTAATGTTCAGTTCTGTGACGACAGTTAGCAAGTGGTCTGTGAGAGCATATCGAGTCAAGGGCAACCTCAGCTAAATCGTTAGGGTGTGATAACATTGAATGCCTAATAAATATATGAGTGCAAGTTCaagtcagatcatgcatgagccgaaaaacaaaatttgaaaagtgccATTGAACCATGTTgagacttgcatgtagctgctcacccactgaacgcaaccagcaagtgcaagcgTTCAATGTGAGGGTTCCTGTtaatttttctcagattttgtttttctcaCCCCTGCATGCTTcatcatgcataaccaagcttgcacttcgcattcaatgtgatcatacccttacaCTTTGACAGACCACTCACAGAACTTCCTGACCGAGCTGAATGAATTGATACCAGTCTTTCACCAACCACcagtttataataaaattaaaaaatagtaTGGTTGATTGGCgaggaaaaatatattaggaCACTTGTTTGGATAAAATTGGTATTTATATTTTGCAAATTTATGAAGAAATGTAACAGTCGCTGTAAATACAAATACTGTACTCCttataaatgatattataatgttaCTGGTTAGAACGGAAACAGTACAGTGCATGTCTTATCGCATTTAGTTCCTCTCTACCTAGCTCTGTCTATctccgaggaggaggaggaggaggagggtacTTTCTCCCCGGCAGAGCTGGCTGAGTCCCTGTTGTCTTTAAAACCGCATCAAGTAAGTCGATCTgcatttttatgtattttcctCGGTCCTCCATATTTTGTGAACCCTCAAAGTTACCCAGCGTTGTACAATCTTATTTGTATTGCTAAAACCAATGACcagttgctatagtgaggtccactttagaatggcagtggagaaagataggagaacaacgttgccaatcctttgtcttgtcaacgtcttctatagacggtagctgatacaggtctatttatgtaatattaactgtttattctcgtttctcttatgaattttggggatgcgatattttgatttttcacatactctcttttttactatccacagctgtttcagccaaggatgaattatccttttaatgtcgttcagccagttttctcaaggatgagacctagtgcaatcgaatctttatatcatgaacctactatgttccaaatttcgtgaaaattgttagagccgttttcgagatccgttaaacataaataatcagatataaaaatagccagatataaaaatacagaaatcgctcgcttaatataataggattaattccacattgttaaaagacgatctggcgacagagcaaagcgagaaggagatagcactatccgctttgttgaatgatagacaaggatagcattgctaatcaaactcagccattataacgtggacctcactatagtcactaTATTCTAGTTGTTATTCAATTGACCGAATGTCAAATCTAATATAAACCCAATGTTTTGCAGTAAGTTGAATTGGTGTGTGGTTTCCGCAGGTGATGGTGATTAGTTCCGTGGTGTTGAACCAGATAGTGGTGGGACTTGCGGTGTCCTACCTGAGCGTCCTGATGTGTGGCATCGGTGTCCTGATGGCGTGGTGTGGCTTCTCTCCCCTCCGCCAACTGCCCACCTTCCACTGGGTGTGCGCCGAGTTGGCGCTCCACATATCTCTCACAGGTTCGTCCAAATACATCGACATAAACAAGTAcattaatttatctataatatgataaagt harbors:
- the LOC111056208 gene encoding uncharacterized protein LOC111056208 codes for the protein MALSISEEEEEEEGTFSPAELAESLLSLKPHQVMVISSVVLNQIVVGLAVSYLSVLMCGIGVLMAWCGFSPLRQLPTFHWVCAELALHISLTEFCTAACFLSTFTSSTTSGWIQSQLPPSTVIPSSTHSAICCRPSSG